A section of the Meles meles chromosome 8, mMelMel3.1 paternal haplotype, whole genome shotgun sequence genome encodes:
- the LOC123948696 gene encoding olfactory receptor 481, which yields METENLTAVTEFVILGLTDNPTLCAIFFVIFLGVYIVTLVGNISIIILIRSSPQLHTPMYLFLSHLAFVDIGYSTSVTPIMLMSFLREKTTIPVTGCIAQLGSDVTFGTTECFLLATMAYDRYVAICSPLLYSTQMSPVVCFLLLGASYLGGCMNASSFTGCLMNLSFCGPNKINHFFCDLFPLLKLSCGHVYIAEISPAISSASVLISTLFTIIVSYSYILHSILNMRSTEGRKKAFSTCTSHLTAVTLFYGTVLFVYVMPKSSYSADQVKVASVIYTVVVPMLNPLIYSLRNKEVKGAMRKLMAKTHWFS from the coding sequence ATGGAGACTGAAAACCTTACAGCAGTGACGGAGTTCGTTATTCTGGGGTTAACAGATAACCCCACGCTATGTGCCATCTTCTTTGTGATTTTCCTGGGAGTTTACATAGTTACCTTAGTGGGAAATATCAGTATAATCATCTTAATCCGAAGCAGCCCACAGCTTCACACCCCGATGTACCTTTTCCTCAGCCATTTGGCCTTTGTGGACATTGGGTACTCCACGTCAGTCACGCCAATCATGCTCATGAGTTTCTTAAGAGAGAAAACGACCATCCCTGTGACTGGCTGTATAGCCCAGCTTGGCTCTGATGTCACCTTTGGGACTACAGAGTGCTTCCTGCTGGCTACCATGGCCtatgatcgctatgtggccatctgctcTCCCTTGCTCTActccacccagatgtccccagtGGTCTGCTTTCTCCTTTTGGGGGCTTCCTACCTGGGTGGATGCATGAATGCTTCATCATTTACAGGCTGTCTGATGAACCTATCCTTCTGTGGACCAAATAAAATCAACCACTTCTTCTGTGACCTCTTCCCACTCTTGAAGCTTTCTTGTGGCCATGTTTATATTGCCGAAATATCTCCTGCCATCTCTTCTGCATCCGTCCTCATCAGCACACTGTTTACCATAATTGTGTCCTACAGCTACATCCTCCACTCAATCCTGAACATGCGCTCTActgaggggaggaagaaggcctTCTCTACCTGCACGTCCCACCTCACTGCGGTCACTTTGTTTTATGGGACAGTTTTGTTCGTTTATGTGATGCCCAAGTCGAGTTACTCAGCTGATCAGGTCAAAGTGGCATCTGTGATCTATACAGTGGTGGTCCCCATGTTGAACCCTctcatctacagcctgaggaacAAGGAGGTGAAAGGGGCCATGAGAAAACTAATGGCTAAAACACACTGGTTCTCCTGA